A stretch of Strix aluco isolate bStrAlu1 chromosome 16, bStrAlu1.hap1, whole genome shotgun sequence DNA encodes these proteins:
- the PRRG4 gene encoding transmembrane gamma-carboxyglutamic acid protein 4 produces the protein MFAVWVLLCQLHVTIFAFPHCTGRRLNNLEQPEWKDVFASEKEANLFIGRHLLNNRFDFEAFTADNLERECFEELCNYEEAREIFEDPDKTMDFWKDYLTKGPKIKIGDETLQKINVTGLLISLVAAGVLLVIIALLIFYCCKSRCKSRQPPGYLDYGRTRRRNSSSIFRRHEEFSLNPLPLRTDDSGLPTYEQALTSDGQHDVPPPPYPGPPKGARVFKKSMSLPAP, from the exons ATGTTTGCGGTTTGGGTGCTGCTCTGTCAACTACATGTGACGATCTTTGCGTTTCCTCACTGCACAGGGAGGAGATTAAATAACTTGGAGCAACCTGAATGGAAAGATG tgttcGCATCAGAAAAGGAGGCCAATTTATTCATTGGACGACATCTTCTGAATAACAGATTTGATTTTGAAGCATTCACAGCGGATAACCTGGAAAGAGAATGCTTTGAAGAACTGTGCAATTATGAAGAAGCAAGAGAAATTTTTGAAGACCCTGATAAAACG ATGGATTTTTGGAAAGACTATTTAACTAAAGGccccaaaataaaaatag GTGACGAGACACTACAAAAGATTAACGTTACGGGACTTCTCATCAGTCTAGTTGCTGCTGGAGTACTGTTAGTTATAATTGCACTGCTCATCTTTTACTGCTGCAAAAGTAGATGCAAATCGAGGCAACCACCAGG GTACTTGGATTATGGAAGAACTAGAAGACGTAATTCATCTAGCATCTTCAGAAGGCatgaagaattttctttaaaCCCACTTCCTCTCAGAACTGATGATTCAGGACTACCAACTTATGAGCAAGCACTTACTTCAGATGGACAACATGATGTGCCCCCACCTCCTTATCCAGGGCCCCCAAAAGGAGCACGGGTGTTTAAAAAGTCTATGTCACTTCCTGCCCCCTAG